A window of the Bacillus sp. A301a_S52 genome harbors these coding sequences:
- a CDS encoding LysR family transcriptional regulator, with amino-acid sequence MSFIRFEIVATVIELGSFTATAEKLNMTQSAVSHAVASLESEWGVSLLIRDRKKGITLTDVGQKILPHIREVLKRMEVINQEIALVTNLETGIVRVGTFASASSCLLPKLLAKFQKKHPNIEFKFFEGTYEEITEWLKSGIIDIGFVVKDGSTQDFDVVPLIKDEMVVAYHPDHRFQLKETIDMHELIDESFIMPTGMYQSHVEALFKEANIKPTILFEVHDCTTIANMVQEGLGVTIGPELFLKTQQNIKASKLTIKKSREVALACQSIANASPAVKEFVTTAQHVFQQ; translated from the coding sequence ATGAGCTTTATTCGCTTTGAAATTGTCGCAACGGTGATCGAGTTAGGGAGCTTTACAGCAACCGCTGAAAAGTTAAATATGACGCAATCAGCAGTGAGCCATGCAGTTGCCAGTTTGGAATCTGAATGGGGTGTTTCGCTGTTAATTCGAGATCGTAAAAAAGGGATAACTCTAACAGACGTAGGGCAAAAAATTCTGCCACACATTAGGGAAGTACTGAAAAGAATGGAAGTCATTAACCAAGAAATAGCCTTAGTGACAAACCTAGAAACGGGTATAGTTCGTGTTGGGACGTTTGCAAGTGCATCTTCCTGCTTATTGCCTAAGTTGCTAGCGAAATTTCAGAAGAAACACCCTAACATAGAATTCAAATTTTTCGAAGGCACGTATGAAGAAATTACAGAATGGTTAAAGTCAGGTATTATCGACATTGGGTTTGTCGTAAAGGACGGCTCAACCCAAGATTTTGATGTAGTGCCACTCATAAAAGACGAAATGGTGGTAGCTTACCACCCAGATCATCGATTTCAACTCAAAGAAACAATAGATATGCATGAATTAATAGATGAGTCTTTTATTATGCCGACAGGGATGTATCAATCCCATGTAGAGGCATTGTTTAAAGAGGCAAACATCAAACCAACAATACTGTTTGAAGTGCACGACTGTACAACTATTGCGAATATGGTTCAAGAAGGACTGGGCGTTACAATTGGTCCAGAACTATTTTTAAAGACTCAGCAAAATATAAAGGCGAGTAAGTTAACGATAAAAAAAAGTCGTGAAGTAGCCCTTGCCTGTCAATCTATTGCCAATGCATCTCCGGCTGTGAAGGAATTTGTTACGACAGCTCAACATGTTTTTCAACAATAA
- a CDS encoding MFS transporter: MNEKINNLTIILLALGAFVTGTSEFVVSGILELISFDLNISISLAGQLIAIYSLFYAVGALFLVMLTAKFDRKKVLLSAIFIFILGNLIAFVSYSYTLLMLSRVVMAMSGGLYIVVATNYAAHIAVPEKRGSAMATVITGFTVSLVLGVPIGTFLAGYLDWHYIFLIIALGTVFLLAALYKLLPNIKTNPSLPFTQQLQIIKDKRVLTGLMTTIFWILGYTMVFAYISPLLSHAASFSIEMTSVALFVLGTFAFIGSRFGGYAVDKWGPNHTISLSLCVHIIALFVLTFTQYSQIGVFITLAIWGVAAWTTTPAKQFYLISLKPHASETVLSFNTALMNIGMMLGSALGGLIIQYMPIGNLSWIAGSFVIIAFLFIKCSFYLNKTKVMLQHM; encoded by the coding sequence TTGAACGAGAAAATAAATAACTTAACGATTATTCTATTAGCTTTAGGGGCATTTGTAACCGGAACATCGGAGTTCGTGGTGTCTGGCATTTTGGAACTGATTTCTTTTGATTTAAATATATCCATTTCACTGGCTGGTCAATTAATAGCTATCTATTCCCTCTTTTATGCTGTCGGGGCATTATTTTTGGTTATGTTAACGGCTAAATTCGATCGTAAAAAAGTACTTTTATCTGCTATTTTTATATTTATTTTAGGCAATCTCATCGCATTTGTTAGCTACAGTTATACATTACTCATGTTATCAAGAGTGGTTATGGCCATGAGTGGCGGATTGTACATTGTCGTTGCCACCAATTACGCCGCTCACATCGCGGTTCCCGAAAAAAGAGGGAGTGCCATGGCAACAGTCATTACCGGTTTTACTGTTTCATTAGTCCTTGGCGTCCCAATTGGAACATTTTTAGCTGGCTATTTAGATTGGCATTACATTTTTCTTATTATCGCTCTCGGTACAGTTTTTTTGTTAGCAGCCCTTTATAAGTTATTACCTAACATAAAAACCAATCCATCACTGCCATTCACGCAACAGCTACAAATTATTAAAGACAAACGGGTCCTTACTGGATTAATGACGACGATTTTTTGGATATTAGGTTATACGATGGTGTTTGCCTACATTTCCCCATTGTTAAGTCATGCTGCTAGTTTTTCAATAGAGATGACGAGTGTCGCTTTATTCGTATTAGGCACGTTTGCTTTTATCGGCTCACGTTTTGGCGGTTACGCAGTCGACAAGTGGGGACCAAATCACACGATATCCCTAAGCTTATGCGTTCATATTATCGCTTTATTTGTCCTAACATTTACACAATACTCACAGATAGGGGTATTTATCACATTGGCTATTTGGGGTGTGGCAGCGTGGACCACAACACCAGCAAAGCAATTTTATTTGATTTCTCTAAAACCACACGCCTCTGAAACTGTATTAAGTTTTAATACTGCATTAATGAATATCGGTATGATGTTGGGATCCGCATTAGGCGGTCTCATCATTCAATATATGCCCATCGGCAATTTAAGTTGGATTGCAGGCTCATTCGTGATCATCGCTTTTCTTTTTATTAAGTGTTCTTTCTATTTAAACAAAACAAAGGTGATGTTGCAGCACATGTAG
- a CDS encoding NCS2 family permease, translated as MDRYFRFDELGTNYRREMIGGLTTFLAMAYILFVNPSILSDAGMDEGAVYVATALAAAIGTIIMGVLARYPIALAPGMGLNAFFTYTVVIGMGIPWETALLGVFISGLVFILITVVGVREIVINAIPAELKYAAGAGIGLFIAFIGLKNAGIVVGSEATLVELGHLGDPATLLAIFGIVVTVIFITLGIKGGIFYGMILTAVVGMIFGTVPLPNQIIGSIPSISPTFGAIFAPFGEMAFGEVFTLQLFIVILTFLFVDFFDTAGTLYAVANQAGFVKDNKLPRAQRALIADSSATSIGALLGTSTTTAYIESSSGIAAGARSGFASVVTGLLFIVALFFSPLLVVVTNSVTAPALIIVGVLMAGALADIDWKKFEIAVPSFFTVLAMPLTYSIATGIALGFIMYPVTMVCKGRAKDVHPIMYGLFVIFILYFIFLGE; from the coding sequence ATGGATCGTTATTTTCGTTTTGATGAGTTAGGAACGAATTACCGCCGTGAGATGATTGGCGGTCTTACAACATTTTTAGCAATGGCTTATATTTTATTTGTCAATCCATCTATTCTTTCTGATGCAGGGATGGACGAAGGAGCCGTATACGTAGCGACAGCTCTTGCGGCAGCAATCGGTACGATCATTATGGGGGTACTAGCCCGTTACCCAATCGCTTTAGCTCCAGGGATGGGACTTAACGCCTTTTTTACGTATACCGTTGTAATAGGCATGGGTATCCCTTGGGAAACTGCATTATTAGGTGTTTTTATTTCAGGTCTTGTATTTATTCTTATTACAGTAGTTGGTGTTCGGGAAATCGTTATTAACGCCATTCCAGCAGAATTAAAATACGCTGCTGGAGCAGGGATTGGATTGTTTATTGCCTTTATCGGGTTAAAAAATGCCGGTATTGTCGTTGGATCTGAAGCCACATTAGTTGAACTAGGTCATTTAGGCGATCCGGCCACATTGTTAGCTATTTTCGGTATAGTTGTAACTGTCATATTCATTACATTAGGTATTAAAGGCGGTATTTTTTACGGGATGATTTTGACAGCAGTGGTAGGGATGATTTTTGGTACGGTACCATTGCCTAACCAAATAATAGGGTCTATTCCAAGTATTTCTCCGACGTTTGGAGCGATCTTCGCACCTTTTGGAGAAATGGCCTTTGGGGAAGTTTTCACCTTGCAATTATTTATTGTTATTTTGACATTCTTATTCGTAGACTTTTTTGATACGGCAGGAACGTTGTATGCGGTTGCCAACCAAGCAGGGTTTGTAAAGGATAATAAGCTACCACGGGCACAACGGGCGTTAATTGCGGATTCTTCGGCTACGTCTATCGGTGCTTTACTAGGAACATCAACGACAACTGCTTACATCGAATCGTCATCAGGTATTGCAGCTGGTGCTCGTTCAGGGTTTGCTTCAGTCGTAACAGGGTTATTATTCATCGTAGCACTCTTTTTCTCACCATTACTCGTTGTCGTCACGAACTCTGTCACAGCCCCTGCGTTAATCATTGTCGGGGTGCTTATGGCAGGCGCATTAGCAGATATTGATTGGAAAAAATTCGAAATTGCTGTGCCGTCATTCTTCACAGTGTTGGCGATGCCGTTAACTTACAGTATTGCCACAGGGATTGCTCTAGGCTTTATTATGTATCCGGTCACGATGGTATGTAAAGGACGGGCTAAAGACGTTCACCCGATTATGTACGGATTGTTTGTCATCTTTATTTTATATTTTATTTTCCTTGGTGAATAA